From one Burkholderia pyrrocinia genomic stretch:
- a CDS encoding ornithine decarboxylase: MSLLKIAVEPALIGAFLTTHEQVDVFQTDFTNISAIVVGIDSAQKILKAVERTGFAIPFFVAVEPDQEVPPSVLPSASGVIQLGHGGRHYYGRQISSAADIYSENLLPPFFKVMREYVQRGYVEFDCPGHQGGQFFSSHPLGRMFFDFFGETLFRADLCNADVRLGDLLIHEGPALEAQRNAARIYNADKTWFVLNGTSTSNKVVTSALLAPDDLVLFDRNNHKSVHLGALVLSGARPVYLETARNAWGLIGGVDNAALDEARIRDAIRDVAPERADLPRPFRLAVIQLGTYDGTIYNAREIVDRIGHLCDYILFDSAWVGYEQFIPMMQDCSPLMLTLGPDDPGILVTQSVHKQQAGFSQTSQIHKKDSHIEGQKRFCDHRRFNNAYMIHASTSPFYPMFAALDVNAQMHAGPAGKRLWRDCVAHGVEARKLLLKTCRQIRPFVPQHVDGRPWADYPTEQIVDDLRFFRFHPADTWHGFDGYADNQYFVDPCKLLLTTPGIDRDTHEYAPFGAPAPILARYLREHGVVPEKADLYTILFLLTPSESFGKLQHLVAHLAQFERHLDQDTPLREAIPSLCEAYPELYGNMRLRQLCQRMHDFYRSHDMKHLQKQMFRRAQFPKQAMLPQAANAELIRNNVELVTLDRIEGRIATEGALPYPPGIFCVVPGETWGGPALDYFRALEAGINALPGFEPEIQGVYLQTKPDGTKQASAYVVVEHARASLA; the protein is encoded by the coding sequence GTGAGCCTGTTGAAAATCGCAGTCGAGCCGGCGCTGATTGGCGCCTTCCTCACCACGCACGAACAGGTCGACGTATTTCAGACCGATTTCACGAATATCTCGGCAATCGTCGTCGGAATCGATTCGGCACAAAAGATTCTGAAAGCCGTCGAAAGAACCGGCTTCGCGATTCCGTTCTTCGTCGCGGTCGAGCCCGACCAGGAAGTGCCGCCGTCGGTCCTGCCGAGCGCGAGCGGCGTGATCCAGCTCGGGCACGGCGGCCGCCACTACTACGGCCGGCAGATTTCATCCGCCGCCGACATCTACAGCGAGAACCTGCTGCCGCCGTTCTTCAAGGTCATGCGCGAATACGTGCAGCGCGGCTACGTCGAGTTCGACTGCCCCGGCCACCAGGGCGGCCAGTTCTTCTCGAGTCATCCGCTCGGCCGGATGTTCTTCGACTTCTTCGGCGAAACGCTCTTTCGCGCCGACCTCTGCAACGCGGACGTCCGACTCGGCGACCTGCTGATCCACGAAGGCCCCGCGCTCGAAGCGCAGCGCAACGCCGCGCGGATCTACAACGCCGACAAGACCTGGTTCGTGCTGAACGGCACGTCGACGTCGAACAAGGTCGTCACGAGCGCGCTGCTCGCGCCCGACGATCTCGTGCTGTTCGACCGCAACAACCATAAATCGGTGCACCTCGGCGCGCTCGTGCTGTCCGGCGCGCGGCCGGTCTACCTCGAGACCGCGCGCAACGCGTGGGGCCTCATCGGCGGCGTCGACAACGCGGCGCTCGACGAAGCGCGCATTCGCGACGCGATCCGCGACGTCGCGCCCGAGCGCGCCGACCTGCCGCGCCCGTTCCGGCTCGCGGTGATCCAGCTCGGCACCTACGACGGCACGATCTACAACGCGCGGGAAATCGTCGACCGGATCGGGCATCTGTGCGACTACATCCTGTTCGATTCGGCCTGGGTCGGCTACGAGCAGTTCATCCCGATGATGCAGGACTGCTCGCCGCTGATGCTGACGCTCGGCCCGGACGATCCCGGCATCCTCGTCACGCAGTCGGTGCACAAGCAGCAGGCCGGCTTCTCGCAGACGTCGCAGATCCACAAGAAGGACAGCCATATCGAAGGCCAGAAGCGTTTCTGCGATCACCGGCGCTTCAACAACGCGTACATGATCCATGCGTCGACGAGCCCGTTCTACCCGATGTTCGCGGCGCTCGACGTCAATGCGCAGATGCACGCGGGGCCGGCCGGCAAGCGCCTGTGGCGCGACTGCGTCGCGCACGGCGTCGAAGCGCGCAAGCTGCTGCTGAAGACTTGCCGCCAGATCCGCCCGTTCGTTCCGCAGCATGTCGACGGCCGCCCGTGGGCCGACTACCCGACCGAGCAGATCGTCGACGACCTGCGCTTCTTCCGCTTCCATCCGGCCGACACGTGGCACGGTTTCGACGGCTATGCGGACAACCAGTACTTCGTCGATCCGTGCAAGCTGCTGCTGACGACGCCCGGCATCGATCGCGACACGCACGAGTACGCGCCGTTCGGCGCGCCGGCGCCGATCCTCGCGCGCTACCTGCGCGAGCACGGCGTCGTGCCCGAAAAGGCCGACCTGTACACGATCCTGTTCCTGCTCACGCCGTCGGAGAGCTTCGGCAAGCTGCAGCATCTGGTCGCGCACCTCGCGCAGTTCGAACGCCATCTCGACCAGGACACGCCGCTGCGCGAAGCGATCCCGTCGTTGTGCGAAGCGTATCCGGAGCTGTACGGCAACATGCGCCTGCGGCAGTTGTGCCAGCGCATGCACGACTTCTACCGCAGCCACGACATGAAGCATTTGCAGAAGCAGATGTTCCGCCGCGCGCAGTTCCCGAAGCAGGCGATGCTGCCGCAGGCCGCGAATGCCGAACTGATCCGCAACAACGTCGAGCTCGTCACGCTCGATCGCATCGAAGGCCGGATCGCGACCGAAGGCGCGCTGCCCTATCCGCCCGGCATCTTCTGCGTGGTGCCCGGCGAAACGTGGGGCGGCCCGGCGCTCGACTACTTCCGCGCGCTCGAAGCCGGGATCAACGCACTGCCGGGCTTCGAACCGGAAATCCAGGGCGTCTACCTGCAAACGAAGCCGGACGGCACGAAGCAGGCGTCGGCGTACGTGGTGGTCGAGCACGCGCGCGCATCGCTGGCCTGA
- a CDS encoding iron-containing alcohol dehydrogenase codes for MSPFQFRTVPTQIVEFGAARRLGALLRERFPALVRLCVVTDAFLHRSGVLAPALESLVAHGWQVTVIDDVIADPPEHVVLEATERAVAADAEIVLGLGGGSSMDVAKLIAVLAPGQQALADMYGVDKVASARLPLVQMPTTAGTGSEVTAVSIVTVGEARKMGVVSPHLFADVAILDAELTLGLPRAATAATGIDAMVHAIEAYTSARLKNPVSDMLAVHALTLLSRNLLAACDDGHDRHAREAMLVGAMFAGQAFANAPVAAVHALAYPVGGIFHVPHGLSNALVLPHVLRFNAPAAAPLYAELAAIVAPSATGSDEARTHALIAEIDRLIVATGIPRTLREVGIGEGDLPRMASDAMLQTRLLVNNPREVTEADALEIYRQAW; via the coding sequence ATGAGCCCGTTTCAATTTCGTACCGTTCCGACGCAGATCGTCGAATTCGGCGCCGCGCGCCGGCTCGGCGCGTTGTTGCGCGAACGCTTTCCGGCGCTCGTGCGGCTGTGCGTCGTCACCGACGCGTTCCTGCATCGCAGCGGGGTGCTCGCGCCCGCGCTGGAGAGCCTCGTCGCGCACGGCTGGCAGGTCACCGTGATCGACGACGTGATCGCCGATCCGCCCGAGCACGTGGTGCTCGAAGCGACCGAGCGGGCCGTCGCGGCCGATGCCGAGATCGTGCTCGGCCTGGGCGGCGGTTCGTCGATGGACGTCGCGAAGCTGATCGCGGTGCTCGCGCCGGGGCAGCAGGCGCTGGCCGACATGTACGGCGTCGACAAGGTCGCGAGCGCACGGTTGCCGCTCGTGCAGATGCCGACGACGGCCGGCACGGGCTCCGAAGTGACGGCCGTGTCGATCGTCACGGTCGGCGAGGCGCGCAAGATGGGCGTCGTGTCGCCGCACCTGTTCGCGGACGTCGCGATCCTCGACGCCGAGCTGACGCTCGGCCTGCCGCGCGCGGCGACCGCCGCGACGGGCATCGACGCGATGGTGCATGCGATCGAAGCCTATACGTCCGCGCGGCTGAAGAACCCGGTGTCCGACATGCTGGCCGTGCACGCGCTGACGCTGCTGTCGCGCAACCTGCTCGCGGCCTGCGACGACGGCCACGACCGGCACGCGCGCGAGGCGATGCTGGTCGGCGCGATGTTCGCGGGGCAGGCATTCGCGAACGCGCCGGTCGCGGCCGTGCATGCGCTGGCCTATCCGGTCGGCGGGATCTTCCACGTGCCGCACGGATTGTCGAATGCGCTCGTGCTGCCGCACGTGCTGCGCTTCAACGCGCCGGCCGCCGCACCGCTGTATGCGGAACTCGCGGCGATCGTCGCGCCGTCGGCGACGGGCAGCGACGAAGCGAGGACGCATGCGCTGATCGCGGAGATCGACCGGCTGATCGTCGCGACGGGCATCCCGCGCACGCTGCGCGAAGTCGGCATCGGCGAGGGCGACCTGCCGAGGATGGCGTCGGACGCGATGCTGCAGACGCGCCTGCTCGTGAACAATCCGCGCGAGGTGACGGAGGCCGACGCGCTGGAGATCTATCGGCAGGCGTGGTGA
- a CDS encoding putative quinol monooxygenase, with protein MNEPYLQVIAHFYAKPGNGDRVIELLAELAPATRTEPKNLDYAYFRSPTDPDHIVILERYSHADGLDVHRETPHFQRIGIGAIFPLLDRRDVSRYMVQPDNGTATPPGGTR; from the coding sequence ATGAACGAACCTTACCTGCAGGTCATCGCGCATTTCTACGCGAAGCCCGGCAACGGCGACCGCGTGATCGAGCTGCTCGCGGAACTTGCGCCCGCGACGCGCACCGAGCCGAAGAATCTCGACTACGCGTATTTCCGGTCGCCGACGGACCCCGACCACATCGTGATCCTCGAACGTTACAGCCACGCGGACGGCCTCGACGTGCATCGGGAAACGCCGCATTTCCAGCGCATCGGGATCGGGGCGATCTTTCCGCTGCTCGATCGCCGCGACGTGTCGCGCTACATGGTGCAGCCGGACAACGGCACGGCGACGCCACCGGGAGGCACCCGATGA